The genomic window GTTTACCGTATTGGTTCCTCTGTTGAATTTGATTGGTGTGCTGTCACAGCTGTCAGAACTCTGCGTAAGAACAATGTCAAAACAATCATGGTTAATTATAACCCAGAAACAGTCTCTACAGACTATGACGAAGCCGACAGATTATATTTCGAAACAATCAACTTAGAAAGAATTATGGATATCTATGAATTGGAAAACTCTGCAGGTGTTGTTGTATCTATGGGTGGTCAAACCTCTAACAACATTGCAATGTCGCTACATCGTGAGAACGTTAAGATTTTGGGTACCTCTCCTGAAATGATTGATTCAGCTGAAAATCGTTACAAGTTCTCTCGTATGTTGGATCAAATCGGTGTCGATCAACCCGCTTGGAAGGAATTGACCTCAATTGAAGAGGCTGAAGACTTTGCTGAAAAGGTTAGCTACCCTGTCTTAGTGAGACCTTCTTATGTTTTGTCAGGTGCTGCGATGAACACTGTCTACTCTAGGGACGATTTGGAATCTTACTTGAATCAAGCAGTTGAAGTTTCTCGTGACTACCCTGTTGTCATTACTAAGTATATTGAAAATGCTAAGGAAATCGAAATGGATGCAGTTGCATTGGATGGTGAATTGATTATGCACGTTGTTTCCGAGCATGTGGAAAATGCAGGTGTGCATTCTGGTGATGCAACATTGATTGTTCCACCTCAAGATTTAGACCCAGAAACTGTTCGTAGAATCGTGGAGGCAACTGCTAAGATTGGTAGAGCATTACAAATTACTGGTCCTTACAACATCCAATTTATTGCAAAGAACAACGAGATTAAGGTCATTGAATGTAATGTTAGAGCTTCTCGTTCTTTCCCATTCATTTCCAAGGTTGTTGGTGTTAACTTGATTGAAATGGCTACTAAGGCTATCATGGGCTTACCAGTCACACCTTACCCTGTCGAAAAACTTCCAGAAGATTATGTCGCAATTAAAGTTCCACAATTCTCTTTCCCACGTTTAGCAGGTGCTGATCCTGTTTTGGGTGTTGAAATGGCTTCTACTGGTGAAGTTGCTACCTTTGGTCATTCTAAATATGAAGCTTACTTGAAGTCTCTATTGGCAACTGGATTCAAATTACCTAAGAAGAACATCCTTCTATCTATTGGTTCttacaaagaaaagcaagAATTACTACCATGTGTCAAGAAATTGTACAACATGGGTTATAAGCTATTTGCTACTGCGGGTACTGCCGATTTCATTTCTGAACATGGTATTCCTGTGCAATATTTGGAAGTGttgaatgaagaaaatgaagaaaagtcCGAGTACTCCTTGACTCAACATTTGGCTAATAACAAAATTGATCTATACATCAACTTACCATCTGCAAACAGATTCCGCCGTCCAGCTTCTTATGTTTCAAAGGGTTACAGAACTCGTCGTATGGCCGTTGATTTCTCCGTTCCTCTAGTGACGAACGTCAAGTGTGCGAAGTTATTGATCGAAGCCTTATCTAGAAACTTATCTTTGGATGTGTCAGAACGTGATGCTCAAACTTCTCACAGAACCGTTACTATTCCAGGTTTAATTAATATCGCTGCTTATGTTCCAAACATTTCCAATGTTTTGTTAGGCCCAGATGAACTAAAGGAAGTGACTCGTCTATCTGTTGAGTCTGGTTTCACTTACTCTCAGATTATGCCAAAGTCAACTTCAGGCCCCGTGATCACTGATGCCGCCTCTTTGAAGGTGGCAAACTCTGTTGTCAAGGATTCTGCTTACACCAACTTTGGATTCACAGTAGCTGGTACTCCAAACAATTGCAAGGAAGTCTCAAATGTTGCCAATGAGGCCACTTCTTTGTACTTGCCATACCGTGAACTTACAAACAATGTGTACGCAGCATCAGAACATTTGAAGCACTGGCCTTTGGACAAGCCTGTTATTGCTGAAGCCAAAACTTCAGACCTTGCTTCCATCATTTTGTTAGCATCTCTTCAAAACAGATCTATTCATATCACTGGTGtttcaaacaaacaagatCTGTCTTTGATCATGGCTGTTAAGGAAAAGCAGTCTAATGTCACTTGTGATGTTAACATCCattctttgtttgtttctcaGGATGACTACCCAGAAGCAAGATTTTTACCAACCAAGTCTGACCAAGACTTCTTCTGGGCTAATCTAGATTCCATTGATGCTTTCTCAATCGGTTCTCTACCAACATCTCTCGCTGCTATTACAGGTAACGAAATTGTTACTGGCCTTGGTATCAAGGAAGCATTGCCATTGTTGCTATCTGCTGTTAATGATGGAAGACTAACAATTGATGACATTGTTCTCCGTCTACACACTAACCCAGCTAAGATCTTCAGCATCCCTGAGCAAAACTCTGCTGTTGAAGTTGATCTTGACTTCACCTTCAGGCACACAAAGAGATGGTCTCCTTACCAAAAGGGTGGTTTAACTGGTGGTATTCAACGTGTTTTAATCAACGATGAGACAATTGTGCTATCTGGTGACTTGGTTGCTACTGAGGCAAAGGGTCAACCAATTTTACCTTCCAAGTTGGCACCAGCTACCCCTGCAGTTGCTAAGGATATTCCACTAGCTAATGTTGGTACACCTCAATTGACATCCGCtccaacttcaagaaagagattctctttctctaaTGAAAGAAGACTTTCCATCAATTCCTTTGATGGCGATGACGAGGAAGCCATTATCGATCAACCATTGGAACAAAGATTGATGTCTTCCAGACCACCTAAGGAACTATTGGCCCCAGGTGTTTTGTTCAACTTGATTCGTACAAAGAATCCatttttgagaagaaatattcTATCTGTTAACCAATTTAAGCGTTCTGATTTCCATGCTTTGTTTGCAGTTGCTCAAGAATTGAGAGCTGGTGTTGAGAGAGAGGGTGTTTTGGACGTCATGAAGGGTCGTGTCTTAACAACCTTGTTCTATGAACCATCCACTCGtacttcttcctctttcatCGCTGCTATGGAACGTCTAGGTGGTAGAACTGTCAATATTAACACATCTGCTTCCTCTGTGAAGAAGGGTGAAACTCTACAAGACACAATCAGAACTTTGGCATGTTACTCTGATGCCATTGTTCTAAGACATCCTGATGAAATGTCTGCTCACATTGCTGCTAAATTCTCTCCTGTTCCAATCATCAACGGAGGTAACGGCTCTCGTGAACACCCTACTCAAGCTTTCTTAGATCTTTTCACCATTCGTGAAGAATTAGGTACTGTGAATGGTATTACTGTCACATTCATGGGTGATTTGAAATTCGGTAGACCAGTGCACTCCTTGTGCCGTCTATTACAACATTACCAAGTTAGAATTAACTTGGTTGCTCCAAAGGAATTGAGATTGCCAAACGCCTTGCGTAAGGAGTTGGAGAAATCCGGCTTGCTTGGCGTTGAAAGTGAGGAATTGACTCCAGAGATCATCTCTAAGTCTGATGTTTTGTACTGTACCAGAGTTCAACAAGAgagatttgaaaatgagGAAGAttatttgaaattgaaggacACTTACATTGTTGACAACAAAATCTTATCTCACGCTAAGCAACAAATGGTTATCATGCATCCATTGCCTCGTGTGAACGAAattagagaagaagttgacTACGATCACCGTGCTGCCTACTTCAGACAAATGAGATATGGTCTCTTTGTCAGAATGGCTCTATTAGCCATGGTTATGGGTGTTGACATGTAATGTCACTTGTCATAAACCAATAGCcgaataaaaaaaaaaaagaaaattaaacaaaccaaaccaaTTTTTATGAGAATATCCACTCACCTCTACCTATTATTATGGACCTTCTATATCACTTTTTTCGTGGGGACTTGAAAAGTGAACATGGATTCACAATAATGGCTAAACATCAGAGATATTCTCATCTGTACATTAATCAAAAAAGACTTTCGAAGTTCTAATTACAATTACTAAAAAAACTAATTAAGATGCCCTCTTCAGTTGTGGAGGAgtatttgtttttttaatagaaatatatatatatatcagtTTATCGTACATTTCATATAGTTCAAAGGTTCTGCCTTTTATTTGCATCTGCATCTTTTAATATCATAATCATTTAGCATTCGTTTTAtatgtgttttttctttgtatcCATTATTTAATTTTACTAATTAAATCGTAATTTAGCTGGGCTATAAAATAACATATCCTTTGGCTTGGAATGTAATATTTAGTGTTGAGCATATCATGGGCATAGTCGTATATATGCCATAAGCTCTGATTTTACCATCGGAAGAGAGGTTGAGTCTTGAACGACAGAAAAAAGTCCCGTGatcaaaaaaaaccaaaaaaaaaaaaaaaaaatccaagcttttttcctttacaTGGATTTCCGAAGACATATTTGGTTTTAGCATCTAACTAAGCTCATCTATCATCAATCAAAGTAGAGAATAAAACTTATACTGAATACGGTTGCAATGAGTTCAAGCATTATGATAACTTCAGCTAACCAATATGTTTAGATTTACCTTAAAACATAGCCTAGCTTTCACTCGCTCATTCAGCAAATCTGGAGTATGGCATAACGATTCTAGGGCAGTAACAGACCTTTTATTCAAGCTACCGTCCTTTAATCATTCGACAGACCTCCAGGGCAAACGTGTTAAAGAGAACCAACGTAAAAATAACGATAGAAATATTCAACGTAATGGGAAAAATCATAAGtttcaaagagaaaggaaGTTAGTATTTAGATGGAATAATGGTACGGAGAAGCAACAGGCAGCAGCGAATGATGTTTTGGAAGAGATATTGAAAGTGAACCCTAAGGGAGATATCAAAGCTATCAGTAAAGATTCGAATAAGgtagaagaaacaaatgtAAGAATTTTCCTAAAGGGGATTGACCTTGGCTCATCAGGTATAGCGATGGTTAGCATTGATAATTCTGAATCTTCTGATGTAAAATTGCCAGTGGTAAAAGAAATTCCCACAAGAATAGCTTTAAAGAATTATTCTGATAAGTTGTCGAAACgtaaggaagaagaactcaTCCAACTTGGAGTTAGTGCACATAGGGCTGGTCGTGCAAACGACAATAAGCcagattcttcttggaaaatTATCAAAGTGTCATGGCAAATATCCGATTACGAtttaaagaaacaaaaatattctGAAATTGTGTCAAATTTAGAGAAAGGATCGAAAGTCTCACTCTTCATCAACGACAAGGACTCACAAAATCTCAGTCccattgatgatgacgagTTGAAAACTATGAATGACGCTGTTATCTCTAAAAGAGAACTGAAACGAAGGGAAGAAGTGATGGAAAAAATCTATAAGATATTGGAAGAACACTCTTCGCAAATCGTACAGGCAGGttcaataaaaaagagaataatattaaaagtaACACCTAATCCCACAAATACTAAAGATTCTGTAGATAAGAGAGCAAtaaaggaacaaaagaagagagaacGGCAGGAGAAACTACAAAGGAGactagagaagaaaaagatgcGTGAAGCGGAGCAAACTTAAACGCTAATAAAGTCCTTATTTCCTTCATCTTGTAtataaaaacaacaaacaaatacaTTTACGTAAATAGTACTGAGAATCATACTTAATTTGATTAAATCAATAATAACCTACTTTATTAAAATCGAACCACTTAGAGGGGATTCATACAAATCTCCATACCCATATCCTGGAACTGAAATGATAAGTTCGTTGGATTCCGAGCCCGCTAATGTAGCACCAAAATTGCTCCATCCTTTCCTATTTTTTTGCGGGTTGATGAAGTGTAGATGCTTCAGGGCAGTTACCAATAGATGATGACTTTTCCAAAATTCCACTActcttttcatttcagACATACTCACACTCCATATGACGCCTGCGCCATTGAAACTCCCAGGTGATGATAGATAAAGTTTTTCGTCTGTATTAGAAAAGTAGATACCTTTCCCAAATTCAATAGAGTATTGTATAGTGTTAAGATCAATCAAGCTATCTAGCTCCAAAACCAACCATACTTCTAGAGCAGAAGTTCCCGCATCtttgtatatgtataccTTATTGAATAGAGGTTGAGATATTGAGATGTAATCAACATTATTATAAGTCCACGTATACATCTGACAACCAAAATTTCCATGTTTTTTTGAAGGCATAACTTCCCATTTCCAAGGAATTCCTTCATCTGGAGTCACAATATCCTGCTCTTTAATGTAAAACACTGGGGGACTAAACGTACTCAGCTGTTCCAACTTATAAACATATACCAACCCAAGATTTTCAGCTGCTACAAATAGAAAACTGCGTGAAGCGATAGTGTTTGAACCAAAGTGTTGAtacttcaaagaaatggGTCCACTTAAAGGTATGTTACCAATCGATTCGATAAGTTCTACCTGATTCTTTTTACCTGAAATCAAGTAGGGTATCAAGTTCATACCTGGAATAATTGTGACTTTTCCTAACTCTTTATCTCTACACGTACCACAGCTAATAATCAAATCAGGAATTTGGTCATTATCGATATCTGCAATATAGCTTAATTCCGGAAAGTTAGATGTGAGATCTAAGATCGTCAAAATCTTTTCACTACCGTAGTATATATGGAAAGATTTTCTTCCGGGTTCAGAAACGATGAGATAATCATCATTCAATAGCGTGAACTTGTGAACTCGTGATCCATAGAGTGAAATAGTAtagtttgttttatttgtATATGATGTCGACTGtggttgaagaagtttcaTTGGTATAACATAAACTGATCCTCTACCATCTTCAATTGGTGAACCAACAGCCACACAAGGATCTCCATCAAGGAAGTTACCAGAAACAATAGTCGAACCAAATAGtgaattttcttttaaagaTGAAACATAGTTGTAATCTTGTGCTTCATATCTTTGACTGCTAACGTTCAAGCCAGCTCTCCCCTCAGGTCTAGCTAATTGATCTGTGCCATCTATGAAACTGGAATTGAACGCAGGAATGGAATTTTGTAACTCACCTAAAATAGCCCATTCACCGCCTATATGGTGCTCTCTAACAGCAATAGAGCCACCAGGACTTAAGGAATATGCGATATCTAGTGCATGGAACCTTTTATCCCGTAACAGATAAAGTTCTGAGTGCAATACCCCAATCATGCCAAGCATATTATCCACAATATTTCCCCAATCCACTGAAATATCTTGTAATGAAAGGAGATTTAGAACATCCTCTTTCATCGGTAGCTTTACTTCAGTAGACATATAAAAAGCCAACTCAATACTGTCAGAGCTAAGCACACGGGACAAGTGTATCAAATCCGACGATCCCCTCAAATATGTTAGGGCATTATCCATATTACCTTCAAACTCTAAATCAGACAACTGTGTTAATAATCCATGCGATGAGGTATTTTGCAACTCATTGATCGTTTTAGCACAATGTACCCCTAATAAAAATTGTCTTAATCCATAGTCATCTACTGTAGCAGAATGGCTCCCGTACTTTCTATTCCACAACTCTACTCCGTCGCTTAGGAATTTATCCCAACAGATATTTAGTTTACCGTATTGTAACACAGAATCGGGGAATAATGAACCAGCCTTCGTAAAAGAATCATAATGTGAGAAGACCCTGCCAACTTGGGTTAAATGAAATCCCAcaccaaaaccaaagacAACTTGGGCATACCATATAAATACGATATATACAAGCATTGTCTATAGTTCTGTTACAGAGATGAAGCCACTATAACAACCATCCAGTCAAGGGCTATGCCAGATTTCTGTGTTAAAGTGTTCTTTTTAGAGCGAAGCTTTGGTTGAGAACCTTTATGCTCAATATAgtaaagacaaaaaaaaatactgtTGATAATAAATCAAATCTAAAACTTGCACAAGTACAGACAACCTTAAAAAGTAATTACAAGACATGAGACGGAGTAAGAGAATGATTCAAATTCCAAGTTTGAGTCAATAAGCCGGTGAGCATGAATAATGGCGAGTCTCTGCCGAAGTGGCTAGTGTTTATCTGTGGCGTTTGTACGGTTTTAGCTACGAGTATATCGATTTATTCGCAATGCAGGCAATTGTGGAACTATCGCATACCTTCTCAACAGCGTCTTATCTTGCGAATACAGATGATGGTTCCTATTTTTTCGATATCATGTTTTGTATCTATACTGCGGCCAGAGTTTGGTGAGAGATATGTGGAACCAATAAGAGAGATTTATGAAGCCTTGGTGATTTACCAATTCTTCAGTTATTTGACATTAGTATTAGGCGGTGAGCggaatatcatcattaatATAGCGCCCAAGTATCCACCCAGCAAGCACGCAATGCCATTGTTGGGGTATTTCCTGCGAGAAATAGACCTAAGTGATCCATATGATTTTGGAATGTTGAAAAGAGGTGTGTTGCAGTATGTATGGTTCAAGCCATTTTACTGTATAGGGATGGCTCTTTTGCAAACATTGCACTGGGATACATTGTGGCTAGTAGTGTTATACAATCTAAGTGTGACTTGGTCGCTTTATTGCCTTGCCATGTTCTGGAAATGCTTGTACCAGGAGCTTTCTGTATTCAAGCCATGGCCCAAATTCATGTGCGTGAAGTTAATTATCTTTGCGTCATATTGGCAAAGTTTGATCATTGATGTATTGACGCATTTCGACATTATTGATGTGAATGGAGCGGACAAGTATATTGCATCGGAGCTTGGGAATAGTGTGCTATGCGTGGAAATGATTGGCTTCGCCATAGCACATCTATACGCATTCTCCGCTGACGAATACGGAGCAGAAAAATACCCAAATTCCGGAAGGCTCAAGGTATACTATGCATTGAGGGATTGGCTTGGGTTCAAGGATCTCTGTTGGGACTTCAAGAGTGTTATTAATGGCGATTACAGCAACTATCGTGGGTTTGATTCGGTGGAGTCGATGTTAGCTGATAGAGGCACGCATTCGAGAACTAACAGACTAGCCCGCGGATTACGGTATACGAATCGAGGTATGTCATCGTACTGGGTGGGATCGAGCTCGAGCTCGAATTCATATGGAACCATCCAGAGGGACATGTCCAATGATGATTTGAGTACTCCCTGGACGGACAT from Kluyveromyces marxianus DMKU3-1042 DNA, complete genome, chromosome 6 includes these protein-coding regions:
- the HFL1 gene encoding Hfl1p, with the translated sequence MNNGESLPKWLVFICGVCTVLATSISIYSQCRQLWNYRIPSQQRLILRIQMMVPIFSISCFVSILRPEFGERYVEPIREIYEALVIYQFFSYLTLVLGGERNIIINIAPKYPPSKHAMPLLGYFLREIDLSDPYDFGMLKRGVLQYVWFKPFYCIGMALLQTLHWDTLWLVVLYNLSVTWSLYCLAMFWKCLYQELSVFKPWPKFMCVKLIIFASYWQSLIIDVLTHFDIIDVNGADKYIASELGNSVLCVEMIGFAIAHLYAFSADEYGAEKYPNSGRLKVYYALRDWLGFKDLCWDFKSVINGDYSNYRGFDSVESMLADRGTHSRTNRLARGLRYTNRGMSSYWVGSSSSSNSYGTIQRDMSNDDLSTPWTDITEGLGLPRYIPEDSNYPVVWDAESHRYEERINALRQQLRSKA
- the URA2 gene encoding bifunctional carbamoylphosphate synthetase/aspartate transcarbamylase; its protein translation is MSISIPTSPITPPMANVGDRMITLELKDGTTLQGYSFGAETTTAGELVFQTGMVGYPESITDPSYEGQILVITYPLVGNYGVPDRKLMDEYVESLPRYFESNRIHIAGLVVAHYTEEYSHWLAESSLSKWLKESNIPAVYGIDTRSLTKHLRECGSMLGRFALQKENSSFEVANSAEWISHFDIPEWSDPNVQNLVEKVSLKEPKLFVPNHPDIDPVTGPDGKTLRIVAVDVGMKYNQIRCFVKRGVELLVVPWNYDFTNEQYDGLFISNGPGNPAILEEVSARLSTVLEAKKTPVFGICLGHQLLARASGASTLKMKFGNRGHNIPCTSTISGRCYITSQNHGFAVDESTLSNGWKPLFTNANDGSNEGIYHSELPYFSVQFHPESTPGPRDTEFLFDVFIQSVLEFKQTGVLKQVEFPGGKIEDNLAAHPREDVKKVLVLGSGGLSIGQAGEFDYSGSQAIKALKEEGIYTILINPNIATIQTSKGLADKVYFLPVTAEFVRKVILHERPDAIYVTFGGQTALSVGIEMKDEFETLGVKVLGTPIETVITTEDRELFANAMDEINEKCAKSKAASTVEEAVEAVKDIGYPVIVRAAYALGGLGSGFAKNDQELIELCNVAFASSPQVLVEKSMKGWKEIEYEVVRDAFDNCITVCNMENFDPLGIHTGDSIVVAPSQTLSDEDYNMLRTTAVNVIRHLGVVGECNIQYALNPTSKEYCIIEVNARLSRSSALASKATGYPLAYTAAKLGLNIPLNEVKNSVTRSTCACFEPSLDYCVVKMPRWDLKKFTRVSTLLSSSMKSVGEVMSIGRTFEEAIQKAIRSTEYANLGFNETDLEIDIDYELSNPSDMRIFAIANAFSKLGYTVDQVWEKTNIDKWFLNKLYDLIKFADKIKSFGSKENLPVLVLKQAKQLGFEDRQIAKFLNSNEVAIRRLRKEYGIIPFVKQIDTVAAEFPAFTNYLYLTYNAASHDLDFNDHGVMVLGSGVYRIGSSVEFDWCAVTAVRTLRKNNVKTIMVNYNPETVSTDYDEADRLYFETINLERIMDIYELENSAGVVVSMGGQTSNNIAMSLHRENVKILGTSPEMIDSAENRYKFSRMLDQIGVDQPAWKELTSIEEAEDFAEKVSYPVLVRPSYVLSGAAMNTVYSRDDLESYLNQAVEVSRDYPVVITKYIENAKEIEMDAVALDGELIMHVVSEHVENAGVHSGDATLIVPPQDLDPETVRRIVEATAKIGRALQITGPYNIQFIAKNNEIKVIECNVRASRSFPFISKVVGVNLIEMATKAIMGLPVTPYPVEKLPEDYVAIKVPQFSFPRLAGADPVLGVEMASTGEVATFGHSKYEAYLKSLLATGFKLPKKNILLSIGSYKEKQELLPCVKKLYNMGYKLFATAGTADFISEHGIPVQYLEVLNEENEEKSEYSLTQHLANNKIDLYINLPSANRFRRPASYVSKGYRTRRMAVDFSVPLVTNVKCAKLLIEALSRNLSLDVSERDAQTSHRTVTIPGLINIAAYVPNISNVLLGPDELKEVTRLSVESGFTYSQIMPKSTSGPVITDAASLKVANSVVKDSAYTNFGFTVAGTPNNCKEVSNVANEATSLYLPYRELTNNVYAASEHLKHWPLDKPVIAEAKTSDLASIILLASLQNRSIHITGVSNKQDLSLIMAVKEKQSNVTCDVNIHSLFVSQDDYPEARFLPTKSDQDFFWANLDSIDAFSIGSLPTSLAAITGNEIVTGLGIKEALPLLLSAVNDGRLTIDDIVLRLHTNPAKIFSIPEQNSAVEVDLDFTFRHTKRWSPYQKGGLTGGIQRVLINDETIVLSGDLVATEAKGQPILPSKLAPATPAVAKDIPLANVGTPQLTSAPTSRKRFSFSNERRLSINSFDGDDEEAIIDQPLEQRLMSSRPPKELLAPGVLFNLIRTKNPFLRRNILSVNQFKRSDFHALFAVAQELRAGVEREGVLDVMKGRVLTTLFYEPSTRTSSSFIAAMERLGGRTVNINTSASSVKKGETLQDTIRTLACYSDAIVLRHPDEMSAHIAAKFSPVPIINGGNGSREHPTQAFLDLFTIREELGTVNGITVTFMGDLKFGRPVHSLCRLLQHYQVRINLVAPKELRLPNALRKELEKSGLLGVESEELTPEIISKSDVLYCTRVQQERFENEEDYLKLKDTYIVDNKILSHAKQQMVIMHPLPRVNEIREEVDYDHRAAYFRQMRYGLFVRMALLAMVMGVDM
- the AIM23 gene encoding Aim23p is translated as MFRFTLKHSLAFTRSFSKSGVWHNDSRAVTDLLFKLPSFNHSTDLQGKRVKENQRKNNDRNIQRNGKNHKFQRERKLVFRWNNGTEKQQAAANDVLEEILKVNPKGDIKAISKDSNKVEETNVRIFLKGIDLGSSGIAMVSIDNSESSDVKLPVVKEIPTRIALKNYSDKLSKRKEEELIQLGVSAHRAGRANDNKPDSSWKIIKVSWQISDYDLKKQKYSEIVSNLEKGSKVSLFINDKDSQNLSPIDDDELKTMNDAVISKRELKRREEVMEKIYKILEEHSSQIVQAGSIKKRIILKVTPNPTNTKDSVDKRAIKEQKKRERQEKLQRRLEKKKMREAEQT